The Nocardioides conyzicola genome has a segment encoding these proteins:
- a CDS encoding LLM class flavin-dependent oxidoreductase, translated as MGLKLHWFLPTSGDSRSLVGAGQGVPGGLTGLGETVESDFRPPTIDYLAQVARTAEQAGFEGVLTPTGTFCEDAWLTTAALLRETTRLKFLVAFRPGTVNPVLAAQMAAAYQRLSGGRLMLNVVTGGEPREQARFGDTASKEERYARTDEFLSVIRGTWSEAPYDFHGRYFDAEGAQVSGGIDPVPPIYFGGSSGPAGPVAARHADVYLTWGEPLEQVAEKLDWMRGLAAEQGRTLRFGLRIHTLSRDTSEEAWAHAQWLLDGLDPATVAKAQEAMQQSESTGQRRMLGLRSRTSYSSARELEVSPNLWTGVGLVRGGAGTALVGSHEEVADRLEDYHRLGIDEFVLSGYPHVEEAYTFAEGVAPVLRRRGLLGNAAAHAEVAAYA; from the coding sequence ATGGGGCTCAAGCTGCACTGGTTCCTGCCCACGTCGGGCGACAGCCGCTCCCTGGTGGGCGCCGGCCAGGGCGTGCCCGGCGGGCTCACCGGCCTCGGAGAGACGGTGGAGAGCGACTTCCGGCCGCCGACGATCGACTACCTCGCCCAGGTGGCGCGCACGGCGGAGCAGGCCGGCTTCGAGGGCGTGCTGACGCCCACGGGCACGTTCTGCGAGGACGCCTGGCTGACCACGGCCGCACTGCTGCGGGAGACGACGCGGCTGAAGTTCCTGGTCGCCTTCCGGCCCGGGACGGTCAACCCGGTGCTGGCGGCGCAGATGGCCGCGGCGTACCAGCGCCTCTCCGGTGGCCGGCTGATGCTGAACGTCGTCACCGGCGGCGAGCCGCGCGAGCAGGCCCGGTTCGGCGACACCGCCTCGAAGGAGGAGCGGTACGCCCGCACCGACGAATTCCTGAGCGTGATCCGCGGGACGTGGAGCGAGGCGCCGTACGACTTCCACGGCCGCTACTTCGACGCCGAGGGCGCGCAGGTCAGTGGCGGCATCGACCCGGTGCCCCCGATCTACTTCGGCGGGTCCTCGGGTCCGGCCGGCCCGGTCGCGGCCCGGCACGCGGACGTCTACCTGACCTGGGGCGAGCCGCTCGAGCAGGTGGCGGAGAAGCTGGACTGGATGCGCGGGCTCGCGGCCGAGCAGGGGCGCACTCTCCGCTTCGGGCTCCGGATCCACACCCTGTCGCGGGACACGTCCGAGGAGGCCTGGGCGCACGCCCAGTGGCTGCTCGACGGGCTCGACCCGGCGACGGTCGCCAAGGCGCAGGAGGCGATGCAGCAGAGCGAGTCGACCGGCCAGCGCCGGATGCTCGGCCTGCGGTCGCGGACGTCGTACTCCTCGGCGCGCGAGCTCGAGGTCAGCCCCAACCTCTGGACCGGCGTCGGCCTGGTCCGCGGGGGCGCCGGGACGGCGCTGGTCGGCAGCCACGAGGAGGTCGCGGACCGGCTCGAGGACTACCACCGGCTCGGCATCGACGAGTTCGTGCTGTCCGGCTACCCGCACGTCGAGGAGGCGTACACGTTCGCGGAGGGCGTCGCTCCGGTGCTGCGCCGCCGCGGCCTGCTCGGCAACGCCGCGGCGCACGCAGAGGTGGCGGCCTACGCCTGA
- a CDS encoding amino acid deaminase/aldolase, translating to MPISSVDRNQLWSRLGDAVAKQGVPLPTPIFVVDLDAFDANADDLVRRADGLPIRVASKSLRIPALVERALAHDGFHGVLAFTLREALWLHAQGICDDIVVAYPTVDRGALAELVASPSAAAAITLMVDSTPHLDLVDSVRVSPTIPVRVCVDVDAGLRLAGKHVGPKRSPLQDTTGVVALAREITARNGFRLVGAMTYEGQVAGLQDTVPTARSRSAIIRRLKALSMSQLAVRRREIDHQLRQLTDLEFWNAGGSGSVQETAQDPVVTEIAAGSGLLVPTLFDHYRSFEPRPASYIGLPVVRRPGPGMVTVHGGGIVASGPAGVDRLPVPWAPAGLELTSLEGAGEVQTPITGQPADLLEIGDLVWFRPAKSGEPFEHALTVHLLSGSELVDAVPSYRGCGQAF from the coding sequence ATGCCCATCAGCTCCGTGGACCGCAACCAGCTGTGGTCACGTCTGGGCGACGCGGTCGCCAAGCAGGGCGTCCCGCTGCCGACGCCGATCTTCGTCGTGGACCTGGACGCCTTCGACGCCAACGCCGACGACCTGGTCCGGCGAGCCGACGGGCTGCCGATCCGGGTGGCGTCCAAGTCGCTGCGCATCCCGGCGCTCGTCGAGCGAGCGCTGGCGCACGACGGGTTCCACGGGGTGCTGGCCTTCACCCTGCGCGAGGCGCTCTGGCTGCACGCGCAGGGCATCTGCGACGACATCGTGGTCGCCTACCCGACCGTCGACCGGGGCGCGCTTGCCGAGCTGGTCGCGTCCCCGTCGGCCGCCGCGGCGATCACGCTGATGGTCGACAGCACCCCGCACCTCGACCTGGTCGACAGCGTCCGGGTCTCCCCCACCATCCCGGTCCGCGTCTGCGTGGACGTCGATGCGGGTCTCCGGCTCGCGGGCAAGCACGTGGGCCCGAAGCGGTCGCCGTTGCAGGACACGACGGGGGTCGTCGCCCTGGCCCGGGAGATCACCGCACGCAACGGGTTCCGGCTCGTCGGCGCGATGACCTACGAGGGGCAGGTCGCCGGGCTGCAGGACACCGTGCCGACTGCCCGGTCCCGCTCCGCGATCATCCGCCGGCTCAAGGCGCTGTCGATGTCGCAGCTCGCCGTACGCCGTCGCGAGATCGACCACCAGCTGCGCCAGCTGACCGACCTCGAGTTCTGGAACGCCGGCGGGTCCGGCTCGGTGCAGGAGACCGCCCAAGACCCCGTGGTCACGGAGATCGCCGCCGGCTCGGGTCTCCTGGTGCCGACGCTCTTCGACCACTACAGGTCCTTCGAGCCGCGTCCCGCGTCGTACATCGGGCTCCCGGTCGTACGGCGTCCCGGGCCCGGCATGGTCACCGTGCACGGTGGCGGCATCGTCGCGTCGGGTCCGGCCGGCGTCGACCGCCTGCCGGTCCCGTGGGCACCTGCCGGGCTGGAGCTGACCAGCCTCGAGGGCGCCGGCGAGGTGCAGACCCCGATCACCGGGCAGCCCGCCGACCTGCTGGAGATCGGCGACCTCGTGTGGTTCCGCCCGGCCAAGTCCGGTGAGCCGTTCGAGCACGCGCTGACGGTGCACCTGCTGTCGGGCAGCGAGCTCGTGGACGCCGTGCCGAGCTACCGCGGGTGTGGCCAGGCCTTCTGA
- a CDS encoding 4-amino-4-deoxy-L-arabinose transferase — protein sequence MARPSEPSAAAVLDLARARSATLGVGRLICVDGPSGSGKTTLAEQVALLAPEVRVVHMDDLYEGWSGLPTVDAQLDGLLRPLADGRPGSYRRYDWVLGAYAETVAVDPGPLLVLEGVGSGSLAVADLATVLVWVEADRDVRMRRGIERDGEAFAPYWEAWAVAEQEHFTRHRTRERADLVVAT from the coding sequence GTGGCCAGGCCTTCTGAGCCGTCCGCGGCGGCGGTCCTCGACCTCGCCCGCGCCCGGTCGGCCACCCTCGGCGTCGGCCGGCTGATCTGTGTCGACGGGCCGTCGGGTTCCGGCAAGACCACGCTCGCGGAGCAGGTCGCCCTCCTCGCTCCCGAGGTCCGGGTGGTGCACATGGACGACCTCTACGAGGGGTGGTCCGGGCTGCCCACCGTCGACGCGCAGCTCGACGGCCTGCTGCGCCCCCTCGCGGACGGGCGCCCGGGCAGCTACCGCCGCTACGACTGGGTCCTGGGCGCGTACGCCGAGACCGTGGCCGTCGACCCGGGTCCGCTGCTGGTCCTCGAGGGCGTCGGCTCGGGCTCGCTCGCCGTCGCGGACCTGGCCACCGTGCTGGTGTGGGTCGAGGCGGACCGCGACGTCCGGATGCGGCGCGGGATCGAGCGCGACGGCGAGGCGTTCGCGCCGTACTGGGAGGCGTGGGCGGTCGCCGAGCAGGAGCACTTCACCCGGCACCGCACCCGCGAGCGCGCCGACCTGGTCGTGGCTACCTAG
- a CDS encoding PH domain-containing protein, with the protein MPAGSDRPAVPTLPHTWRPFGVRMAGAVLGGGLLVVCALAWIGFDDETQAKFSTFQRGTVIALGLFAFSLWFALVRSRVVAEAERLVVVNGYRRREYAWAQLVAVHLPPGAPWVTLDLADGTTAAVMGIQGSDGDRARTAVRQLRAIADQQIGSR; encoded by the coding sequence ATGCCTGCCGGCTCTGACCGCCCGGCGGTCCCGACCCTCCCGCACACCTGGCGGCCCTTCGGCGTGCGGATGGCCGGCGCCGTCCTGGGCGGTGGCCTGCTGGTGGTCTGCGCGCTGGCGTGGATCGGCTTCGACGACGAGACCCAGGCGAAGTTCAGCACCTTCCAGCGCGGGACCGTGATCGCGCTCGGGCTGTTCGCGTTCTCGCTCTGGTTCGCGTTGGTCCGCTCCCGCGTGGTCGCCGAGGCCGAGCGCCTGGTCGTCGTCAACGGCTACCGGCGCCGCGAGTACGCGTGGGCGCAGCTGGTCGCCGTCCACCTGCCGCCCGGCGCTCCGTGGGTCACCCTCGACCTGGCCGACGGCACCACGGCGGCCGTGATGGGCATCCAGGGATCGGACGGCGACCGGGCCCGTACGGCGGTCCGCCAGCTCCGCGCGATCGCGGACCAGCAGATCGGTTCTAGGTAG
- the hisG gene encoding ATP phosphoribosyltransferase: MSLLRIAVPNKGSLSQSATEILREAGYRQREDSKQLTLIDTENGVEFFYLRPRDIALYVGEGTLDVGITGRDLLRDSGAKAEEVTGLGFGRSRFRFAGPQGSYTDLSQLAGTRIATSYVGVVRAFLEERGIEATVVRLDGAVETSIQLGVADVIADVVETGSTMRQAGLEVFGETILESEAVLVTRGGSVPPGFEVFKRRIEGVLVARSYVMMDYDIESAHVTAAVALTPGIEGPTIAPLHREGWVAVRAMVPREGSQRLMDDLFDIGARGILLTDIHACRL; this comes from the coding sequence ATGTCTCTCCTCAGAATCGCGGTCCCCAACAAGGGGTCGCTCTCGCAGTCGGCCACCGAGATCCTGCGCGAGGCCGGCTACCGGCAGCGCGAGGACTCCAAGCAGCTGACCCTCATCGACACCGAGAACGGCGTCGAGTTCTTCTACCTGCGCCCGCGCGACATCGCCCTGTACGTCGGCGAGGGCACGCTCGACGTCGGCATCACCGGCCGCGACCTGCTGCGTGACTCCGGCGCGAAGGCCGAGGAGGTCACCGGCCTCGGCTTCGGCCGCAGCCGCTTCCGCTTCGCCGGCCCGCAGGGCTCCTACACCGACCTGAGCCAGCTCGCCGGCACCCGGATCGCCACGTCGTACGTCGGAGTCGTGCGCGCGTTCCTCGAGGAGCGCGGCATCGAGGCGACCGTCGTCCGGCTCGACGGCGCCGTCGAGACCAGCATCCAGCTCGGCGTCGCCGACGTGATCGCCGACGTCGTCGAGACCGGCAGCACCATGCGCCAGGCCGGCCTGGAGGTCTTCGGCGAGACCATCCTCGAGTCCGAGGCGGTCCTGGTGACCCGCGGCGGCTCGGTGCCGCCCGGATTCGAGGTCTTCAAGCGCCGCATCGAGGGCGTCCTGGTCGCCCGCAGCTACGTGATGATGGACTACGACATCGAGTCCGCCCACGTCACCGCCGCGGTCGCCCTGACCCCCGGCATCGAGGGTCCGACGATCGCCCCGCTCCATCGCGAGGGCTGGGTGGCGGTGCGGGCGATGGTCCCGCGCGAGGGCTCCCAGCGGCTGATGGACGACCTGTTCGACATCGGTGCCCGCGGCATCCTGCTCACCGACATCCATGCCTGCCGGCTCTGA
- a CDS encoding phosphoribosyl-ATP diphosphatase, whose translation MKTFDELWTELSEKARSRPEGSGTVQELDAGVHFIGKKLVEEAAESWMAAEHEGKERAAEEISQLLYHAQVLMLATGIELDDVYAHL comes from the coding sequence GTGAAGACGTTCGACGAGCTCTGGACCGAGCTGAGTGAGAAGGCCCGGTCGCGCCCCGAGGGATCCGGCACCGTGCAGGAGCTCGACGCCGGTGTGCATTTCATCGGGAAGAAGCTGGTCGAGGAGGCCGCCGAGTCCTGGATGGCCGCTGAGCACGAGGGCAAGGAGCGGGCGGCCGAGGAGATCAGCCAGCTGCTCTACCACGCCCAGGTGCTGATGCTCGCGACCGGCATCGAGCTCGACGACGTCTACGCCCACCTCTGA
- the ribH gene encoding 6,7-dimethyl-8-ribityllumazine synthase, with protein sequence MSGHGAPDQEIFDASGLRVAVVAASRHTQVMDGLLAGAERALAAYGVADARTVRVPGTFELPVVASALAAQGYDAVVALGVVIRGGTPHFDYVCNAATDGLVRVGLDHTVAVGFGVLTCDNDEQALDRAGLPDSREDKGYEATSAALLTARTLGEIAAPTP encoded by the coding sequence ATGTCCGGACACGGAGCACCCGACCAGGAGATCTTCGACGCCAGCGGCCTCAGGGTCGCCGTCGTCGCGGCCAGCCGGCACACCCAGGTGATGGACGGCCTGCTCGCCGGCGCCGAGCGCGCGCTGGCGGCGTACGGCGTCGCCGATGCGCGCACCGTCCGCGTGCCCGGCACCTTCGAGCTGCCCGTCGTCGCGAGCGCGCTCGCCGCGCAGGGGTACGACGCGGTCGTGGCGCTCGGCGTCGTGATCCGCGGCGGGACGCCGCACTTCGACTACGTCTGCAACGCCGCGACCGACGGCCTGGTCCGGGTCGGCCTCGACCACACGGTCGCCGTCGGGTTCGGCGTGCTCACCTGCGACAACGACGAGCAGGCGCTCGACCGGGCCGGGCTGCCGGACTCGCGGGAGGACAAGGGCTACGAGGCCACGTCGGCCGCGCTGCTCACCGCCCGGACCCTGGGGGAGATCGCCGCACCCACGCCGTAG
- a CDS encoding bifunctional 3,4-dihydroxy-2-butanone-4-phosphate synthase/GTP cyclohydrolase II: protein MTHEPQHDGVRLDSIERAIADIADGKAVIVVDDQTRENEGDIIFAASKATPELMAFTIRHSSGVICVPMPADMLDRLEIPLMTPHNKDKLRTAYTISVDARDGVSTGISAADRAHTARVLADSATEPWEITRPGHVFPLRYREGGVLVRRGHTEAAVDLATLAGLTPAGVLVEVVNDDGTMKRAPELRAFADEHGLAMISIDDLVRYRRRHENLVERVAETRLPTRHGDFTAYGYRITVDDSEHIALVYGDVSGPEPVLTRVHSECLTGDVFGSSRCDCGPQLDEALERIVEEGRGVVVYLRGHEGRGIGLVAKLQAYQLQDGGRDTVDANLDLGLPADARHYGTATQVLRDLGVTNVRLMTNNPDKVDNLEDFGVHVAERVALTPHPNDHNLAYLLTKRDRMGHDLPNLAAEAAELANGA from the coding sequence ATGACCCACGAGCCCCAGCACGACGGTGTGCGCCTCGACAGCATCGAGCGCGCGATCGCCGACATCGCCGACGGCAAGGCCGTCATCGTCGTCGACGACCAGACCCGCGAGAACGAGGGCGACATCATCTTCGCCGCCAGCAAGGCGACCCCGGAGCTGATGGCGTTCACGATCCGGCACAGCAGCGGCGTGATCTGCGTGCCGATGCCCGCCGACATGCTCGACCGCCTCGAGATCCCGCTGATGACCCCGCACAACAAGGACAAGCTGCGCACGGCGTACACGATCTCGGTCGACGCGCGTGACGGCGTCAGCACCGGCATCTCCGCGGCGGACCGCGCCCACACCGCCCGGGTGCTCGCCGACTCGGCGACCGAGCCGTGGGAGATCACCCGCCCGGGCCACGTCTTCCCGCTGCGCTACCGCGAGGGCGGCGTGCTCGTCCGCCGCGGCCACACCGAGGCGGCCGTCGACCTGGCCACGCTCGCCGGGCTCACCCCGGCCGGCGTCCTGGTCGAGGTCGTCAACGACGACGGCACCATGAAGCGCGCGCCCGAGCTGCGGGCGTTCGCCGACGAGCACGGCCTCGCCATGATCTCGATCGACGACCTGGTTCGCTACCGCCGTCGCCACGAGAACCTCGTCGAGCGGGTCGCCGAGACCCGCCTGCCGACGCGGCACGGCGACTTCACGGCCTACGGCTACCGGATCACGGTCGACGACTCCGAGCACATCGCCCTGGTGTACGGCGACGTCTCCGGCCCCGAGCCGGTGCTGACCCGGGTGCACTCCGAGTGCCTGACCGGCGACGTCTTCGGCAGCAGTCGCTGCGATTGCGGGCCGCAGCTCGACGAGGCGCTGGAGCGCATCGTCGAGGAGGGGCGCGGCGTGGTCGTCTACCTGCGCGGCCACGAGGGCCGGGGGATCGGCCTGGTCGCCAAGCTGCAGGCCTACCAGCTCCAGGACGGCGGCCGCGACACCGTCGACGCCAACCTCGACCTGGGGCTGCCTGCCGACGCACGCCACTACGGCACGGCGACCCAGGTGCTCCGCGACCTCGGCGTCACCAACGTCCGGCTGATGACCAACAACCCCGACAAGGTCGACAACCTCGAGGACTTCGGCGTCCACGTCGCCGAGCGGGTGGCGCTGACCCCGCACCCCAACGACCACAACCTGGCCTACCTGCTGACCAAGCGGGACCGGATGGGCCACGACCTCCCCAACCTCGCTGCCGAGGCAGCCGAGCTCGCGAACGGAGCCTGA
- a CDS encoding nicotinamide mononucleotide transporter family protein: MSALSSLYDAHLTIAGHPITWREILGNAFGFASAVGGLRRRVWAWPVGIVGNVLLFTVFIAATFDAQAQQPLFGQAGRQVFFIITSIYGWQRWQQAKRAHGGGDVPAVDPRWATARERMAYLVAAAAGVLVCQWVFSVIGAGWPAPRWYYWCDAWIFVGSMLATYAMARGWNDFWLAWIAVDLVGVPLLWHSGYYPSAVLYVFYGVLCIAGFITWWRATKAAPEQHHREKVAA; the protein is encoded by the coding sequence ATGAGCGCGCTCTCGAGCCTGTACGACGCCCACCTGACGATCGCCGGCCACCCGATCACCTGGCGCGAGATCCTCGGCAACGCGTTCGGCTTCGCCTCCGCGGTCGGCGGCCTGCGCCGCCGGGTCTGGGCGTGGCCGGTCGGCATCGTCGGCAACGTCCTGCTCTTCACAGTCTTCATCGCGGCGACCTTCGACGCGCAGGCCCAGCAGCCGCTCTTCGGCCAGGCCGGCCGCCAGGTCTTCTTCATCATCACGAGCATCTACGGCTGGCAGCGGTGGCAGCAGGCCAAGCGCGCCCACGGCGGTGGCGACGTCCCGGCCGTCGACCCCCGGTGGGCCACCGCACGCGAGCGGATGGCCTACCTGGTCGCCGCCGCGGCCGGCGTCCTCGTCTGCCAGTGGGTCTTCTCCGTCATCGGCGCCGGCTGGCCCGCGCCGCGTTGGTACTACTGGTGCGACGCCTGGATCTTCGTCGGCTCGATGCTCGCGACGTACGCCATGGCCCGCGGCTGGAACGACTTCTGGCTCGCCTGGATCGCCGTCGACCTCGTCGGCGTGCCGCTGCTGTGGCACTCCGGCTACTACCCCTCGGCGGTCCTCTACGTCTTCTACGGCGTGCTCTGCATCGCCGGCTTCATCACCTGGTGGCGCGCCACGAAGGCCGCCCCCGAGCAGCATCATCGAGAGAAGGTCGCAGCATGA
- a CDS encoding riboflavin synthase has protein sequence MFTGIVEELGTVAAIEDQGDAIRLSIHATTVLEDAHLGDSISVNGCCLTVTTFDAGTWTADVMQETLDKTSLYGVRPGDRVNLERAVTADKRLGGHIVQGHVDGVGTVLGRTPSEHWEVVEIALPTELSRYLVDKGSITVDGVSLTVVEAGDDRFTVSLIPETLARTTLGGRQPGDRVNLEVDIIAKYVERLLPYSGEPRP, from the coding sequence ATGTTCACCGGCATCGTCGAAGAGCTCGGCACCGTCGCCGCGATCGAGGACCAGGGCGACGCGATCCGCCTCAGCATCCACGCCACCACCGTGCTCGAGGACGCCCACCTCGGCGACTCGATCTCGGTCAACGGCTGCTGCCTGACGGTCACCACCTTCGACGCCGGCACCTGGACCGCCGACGTCATGCAGGAGACCCTCGACAAGACCAGCCTCTACGGCGTACGCCCCGGCGACCGGGTCAACCTGGAGCGCGCGGTCACCGCCGACAAGCGCCTCGGCGGCCACATCGTGCAGGGCCACGTCGACGGCGTCGGCACCGTGCTGGGCCGGACCCCGAGCGAGCACTGGGAGGTCGTCGAGATCGCGCTGCCCACCGAGCTCAGCCGCTACCTCGTCGACAAGGGCTCGATCACCGTCGACGGGGTCAGCCTCACCGTCGTCGAGGCCGGGGACGACCGGTTCACGGTCAGCCTGATCCCCGAGACCCTGGCCCGCACCACCCTCGGCGGCCGGCAGCCGGGCGACCGGGTCAACCTCGAGGTCGACATCATCGCCAAGTACGTCGAGCGCCTGCTGCCCTACTCCGGGGAGCCGCGACCATGA
- the ribD gene encoding bifunctional diaminohydroxyphosphoribosylaminopyrimidine deaminase/5-amino-6-(5-phosphoribosylamino)uracil reductase RibD, giving the protein MTSTAAEQAAMRRALVLAATPGVPLGPNPRVGCVLVDDDGATVAEGYHRGAGTPHAEADALAQAGSRAVGTTAVVTLEPCNHTGRTGPCAQALVDAGVRRVVFAQADPNPAAAGGGDTLRAAGVEVEGGLLVDEARALNRVWTFAVEHGRPFVTWKFATTLDGRSAAADGTSRWVSSRASRLDTHRLRALCDVMLVGANTVAVDDPLLTVRDAHDQPLAHQPLRAVMGERDLDPGRRIFNGDAESVHLRTRDPHAALAELYARDRQHVFLEGGPTLAAAFLRAGLVDEIVVYVAPMLLGAGRSAVADLGITTIAHAFRPRVTDITVLDGQSDGEEANVRLTLTPERH; this is encoded by the coding sequence ATGACCAGCACCGCCGCCGAGCAGGCAGCCATGCGGCGCGCCCTCGTGCTGGCGGCGACCCCGGGCGTCCCGCTCGGGCCCAACCCTCGCGTCGGCTGCGTCCTGGTCGACGACGACGGCGCCACCGTCGCGGAGGGTTACCACCGCGGCGCCGGCACGCCCCATGCCGAGGCCGACGCGCTGGCGCAGGCCGGGAGCCGGGCCGTCGGGACCACCGCCGTCGTCACCCTCGAGCCGTGCAACCACACCGGCCGCACGGGCCCGTGCGCCCAGGCTCTCGTGGACGCCGGCGTACGACGGGTGGTGTTCGCCCAGGCCGACCCCAACCCGGCGGCGGCCGGCGGCGGCGACACCCTGCGCGCCGCCGGTGTCGAGGTCGAGGGCGGCCTGCTGGTCGACGAGGCGCGCGCGCTCAATCGTGTCTGGACGTTCGCCGTCGAGCACGGTCGCCCGTTCGTCACCTGGAAGTTCGCCACCACCCTCGACGGCCGCAGCGCGGCCGCCGACGGCACCAGCCGCTGGGTCAGCTCCCGCGCGTCCCGCCTCGACACCCACCGGCTGCGCGCGCTCTGCGACGTGATGCTGGTCGGCGCCAACACCGTGGCGGTCGACGACCCGCTGCTGACCGTCCGCGACGCGCATGACCAGCCGCTCGCCCACCAGCCCCTGCGTGCGGTCATGGGGGAGCGCGACCTCGACCCCGGCCGCCGGATCTTCAACGGCGACGCCGAGTCGGTCCACCTGCGCACCCGCGACCCGCACGCCGCCCTCGCCGAGCTCTACGCCCGCGACCGCCAGCACGTCTTCCTCGAGGGCGGACCCACCCTCGCCGCCGCCTTCCTGCGGGCCGGGCTCGTCGACGAGATCGTCGTGTACGTCGCGCCGATGCTCCTGGGGGCAGGCCGCTCCGCCGTCGCCGACCTCGGAATCACCACCATCGCCCATGCGTTCCGCCCCCGGGTCACGGACATCACCGTGCTCGATGGGCAGAGCGACGGCGAGGAAGCCAACGTTCGCCTGACCCTCACCCCCGAGAGGCACTGA
- a CDS encoding haloacid dehalogenase type II: MELAKIRAVVFDVLGTVVDEDATVERAARELFSAAALPAGELSSFLEEWDREMRARMDAVRSEGADWTDSDTIRGAALRDLLRSRGWDVPESAVEALATVGHRLDPWPDSVAALARLAERYAVVALTNGSVPQMTDTFVHAGLRWTLVLSADLARTFKPAAAMYQLPPTQLRIPTEQMLFVAAHPWDLDAAASHGYRTALIRRPGTSAEDDDRFDLSVATIGELAELVVIP, from the coding sequence ATGGAGCTCGCCAAGATCCGTGCCGTGGTGTTCGACGTGCTCGGGACCGTCGTCGACGAGGACGCGACGGTGGAACGCGCGGCCCGCGAGCTGTTCTCGGCCGCCGCCCTCCCCGCCGGGGAGCTCTCGTCGTTCCTCGAGGAGTGGGACCGCGAGATGCGCGCCCGCATGGACGCCGTCCGCTCCGAGGGCGCCGACTGGACCGACAGCGACACGATCCGGGGTGCCGCCCTCAGGGACCTGCTCCGGTCGCGAGGTTGGGACGTGCCGGAGTCCGCCGTCGAGGCCCTGGCCACCGTGGGGCACCGGCTCGACCCGTGGCCGGACTCGGTCGCCGCTCTCGCGAGGCTGGCGGAGCGCTACGCCGTCGTGGCCCTCACCAACGGCAGCGTCCCGCAGATGACGGACACCTTCGTGCACGCGGGGCTCCGCTGGACCCTCGTCCTGAGCGCGGACCTGGCGCGGACGTTCAAGCCCGCGGCCGCGATGTACCAGCTCCCGCCCACCCAGCTGCGGATCCCCACCGAGCAGATGCTCTTCGTCGCCGCCCACCCGTGGGACCTGGACGCGGCTGCGAGCCACGGCTACCGGACGGCGCTGATCCGACGACCGGGCACGAGCGCCGAGGACGACGACCGGTTCGATCTCAGCGTGGCGACCATCGGCGAGCTCGCGGAGCTGGTCGTCATCCCGTGA
- the rpe gene encoding ribulose-phosphate 3-epimerase codes for MGHIQITPSILNADFARLGEEVARIGSADWVHVDVMDNHFVPNLTFGPAMVEALARSTDVPLDAHLMIEDADDNALAYVDAGCGSVTFHVEATKAPVRLAREIRAHGARASMALKPATPIDPYEDLLAELDMVLIMTVEPGFGGQKFLDLCLPKIRRARELMDKHGVETWLQVDGGVSLETIERCAEAGADVFVAGSAVYSADDPDRMIGELRARVTG; via the coding sequence GTGGGCCACATCCAGATCACGCCGAGCATCCTCAACGCCGACTTCGCCCGCCTGGGCGAGGAGGTCGCGCGGATCGGCAGCGCCGACTGGGTCCATGTCGACGTCATGGACAACCACTTCGTGCCCAACCTGACCTTCGGCCCTGCCATGGTCGAGGCGCTGGCCCGGTCCACCGACGTCCCGCTCGACGCCCACCTCATGATCGAGGACGCCGACGACAACGCCCTGGCGTACGTCGACGCCGGGTGCGGCTCGGTCACCTTCCACGTCGAGGCCACCAAGGCGCCCGTCCGGCTCGCCCGCGAGATCCGCGCCCACGGCGCCCGGGCGAGCATGGCGCTCAAGCCCGCGACGCCGATCGACCCCTACGAGGACCTGCTCGCCGAGCTCGACATGGTGCTGATCATGACGGTCGAGCCCGGCTTCGGCGGCCAGAAGTTCCTCGACCTGTGCCTGCCCAAGATCCGCCGCGCCCGCGAGCTGATGGACAAGCACGGCGTCGAGACCTGGCTCCAGGTCGACGGCGGTGTCTCGCTCGAGACCATCGAGCGCTGCGCCGAGGCCGGTGCCGACGTCTTCGTCGCGGGGTCGGCCGTCTACTCCGCCGACGACCCCGACCGGATGATCGGCGAGCTGCGCGCCCGCGTCACGGGATGA